From Juglans regia cultivar Chandler chromosome 8, Walnut 2.0, whole genome shotgun sequence, the proteins below share one genomic window:
- the LOC118349218 gene encoding uncharacterized protein LOC118349218, which produces MDTTFDEDPFFTTLLQSGEQGISSTLMSSYENIGLQATQLEGEKRPPSKKTQRGVSFTVEEDNLLVSAWLNISMDAIRGTDQKYSQMWERITNYYNEHKKPSMTNRSGGSLTNRWSVIQKCTNKFCAAVAQIERAKIMYRETEKATYNMEHCWCLLRHQPKWQQHVSILSTRRKPHGKRPAMAESTPLGDDTINDNVEVIFERPPGKKAEKERERKRKAAESYDAEFVEALTCMTNDRAGFMSERRQATSKLDADRAQLLVEKKRRNDTENRKIVVEIMKMDLAGMNGMQREYFLNLQKEVFEKSRKRFSSPSQSSSFEDV; this is translated from the exons ATGGATACCACATTTGATGAAGATCCCTTCTTTACCACTCTATTGCAAAGTGGTGAACAAGGTATATCCAGTACCCTAATGAGTAGCTATGAGAATATTGGACTTCAAGCAACACaattggaaggtgaaaaaaggCCACCTAGTAAGAAAACACAACGAGGTGTGTCTTTCACTGTAGAGGAGGACAATCTCCTCGTGTCGGCTTGGCTCAATATTAGCATGGATGCTATACGGGGGACGGATCAAAAATACTCTCAAATGTGGGAGAGAATTACCAATTATTACAATGAGCATAAAAAACCTAGCATGACAAATCGTTCAGGGGGGTCATTGACCAATCGATGGTCGGTgatccaaaaatgcacaaataaattttgtgctgCTGTGGCTCAA attgaaagagCTAAAATCATGTATAGAGAGACTGAGAAGGCCACATACAACATGGAACATTGTTGGTGTCtattgagacaccaaccaaaatggcaacAACACGTGTCCATATTGTCAACGAGGAGGAAACCACATGGGAAACGCCCTGCTATGGCGGAGTCAACTCCACTAGGAGATGACACGATAAATGACAATGTAGAGGTCATTTTTGAGAGGCCTCCAGGCAAGAAggctgagaaagaaagggagagaaaaaggaaagctGCAGAATCTTACGATGCAGAATTTGTTGAGGCCTTAACTTGCATGACAAATGATAGAGCTGGTTTCATGTCTGAAAGAAGACAAGCAACTAGTAAATTGGATGCTGATAGGGCTCAATTATTAGTggagaaaaaaaggagaaatgatACAGAGAATAGGAAGATTGTTGTAGAGATAATGAAGATGGATCTTGCTGGCATGAATGGAATGCAACGAGAGTATTTCTTGAATCTTCAAAAAGAGGTTTTTGAGAAATCAAGGAAGCgattttcatctccatctcAATCTTCATCTTTTGAAGATGTGTAG
- the LOC108999669 gene encoding probable mannitol dehydrogenase: MEKAPEEQHPVKAFGWAARDSSGLLSPFKFSRRATGDKDVRFKVLYCGICHSDLHKIKNEWGSSKYPLVPGHEIVGEVTEVGNEVKKVKVGDKVGVGCVVGACHSCENCNNDLEIYCPQTILTYDHIYHDGTITYGGYSDTMVANERYIIRFPENLPLDASAPLLCAGITLYSPLKYYGLAEPGKHIGIVGLGGLGHVGVKFAKAFGAKVTVISTSANKKDEALGHLGADSFLNSRDQEQLQAAQGTFDGILDTVSAVHSIQPLIGLLKSHGKLVMLGAPEKPLELPVFPLLMGRKMVAGSATGGLKETQEMIDFAAKHNITADIELIPIDYLNKAMERLAKGDVRYRFVIDIGNSLASTNH, translated from the exons atggaGAAAGCACCCGAAGAACAGCACCCGGTGAAGGCCTTTGGATGGGCAGCTAGAGATTCTTCTGGCCTTCTCTCGCCTTTTAAATTCTCCAGAAG GGCAACCGGAGACAAGGATGTAAGGTTCAAAGTTCTTTATTGTGGGATATGCCACTCCGACCTTCACAAGATCAAAAACGAGTGGGGTAGTTCCAAATACCCACTTGTTCCTGG GCACGAAATTGTTGGGGAAGTGACAGAAGTAGGGAACGAGGTGAAGAAAGTTAAAGTGGGAGACAAAGTGGGAGTGGGATGCGTGGTTGGTGCATGCCACTCTTGCGAGAACTGCAACAATGACCTTGAAATTTACTGTCCCCAAACGATACTGACATATGATCACATATACCATGATGGCACAATTACATACGGAGGCTACTCAGACACTATGGTAGCTAATGAGCGCTACATCATTCGATTCCCTGAAAACTTACCACTCGATGCTAGTGCTCCCCTTCTTTGTGCTGGGATTACACTTTACAGTCCTTTGAAATATTATGGGTTAGCAGAGCCTGGTAAACACATTGGGATTGTTGGCCTAGGTGGACTTGGTCATGTGGGTGTTAAATTTGCCAAGGCTTTCGGAGCAAAAGTGACTGTAATTAGTACCTCCGCCAACAAGAAAGATGAAGCTCTGGGGCATCTTGGTGCTGACTCGTTCTTAAATAGTCGTGACCAAGAACAATTACAG GCTGCCCAGGGCACGTTTGATGGAATACTGGATACAGTATCTGCTGTGCATTCTATTCAGCCCTTAATTGGTCTATTAAAGTCTCATGGAAAGCTTGTTATGTTGGGTGCACCAGAGAAACCGCTTGAGCTACCAGTCTTTCCTCTACTTATGG GAAGAAAAATGGTTGCGGGGAGTGCCACTGGAGGATTGAAGGAAACACAAGAGATGATAGATTTTGCTGCAAAACATAACATCACAGCAGACATTGAGCTTATTCCAATAGACTACCTTAACAAGGCAATGGAGCGTCTTGCTAAGGGTGATGTAAGATACCGATTTGTCATTGACATTGGAAACAGCTTGGCTTCTACCAACCATTGA